From the Microaerobacter geothermalis genome, one window contains:
- the bcd gene encoding Leu/Phe/Val dehydrogenase yields the protein MKIFEYMEKYDYEQLVFCQDKTSGLKAIIAIHDTTLGPALGGTRMWTYDTEEDAIIDALRLARGMTYKNAAAGLNLGGGKTVIIGDPRKDKNEEMFRAFGRYIQGLNGRYITAEDVGTTVADMDLIHMETDYVTGISPAFGSSGNPSPVTAYGVYRGMKAAAKEAFGTDDLKGLTIAIQGVGNVAYNLCRHLHEEGAKLIVTDINQDAVQRAVEEFGAKAVAPNEIYGQECDIFSPCALGAVINDETIPQLKAKVIAGAANNQLKEERHGDALHEMGIVYAPDYVINAGGVINVADELQGYNRERAMKKVESIYDNVAKVFEISKRDHIPTYKAADRMAEERIEKARNSYRSTFLTNGKSILSR from the coding sequence ATGAAAATCTTTGAATACATGGAAAAATATGATTATGAGCAACTAGTGTTTTGTCAGGATAAAACCTCGGGATTAAAAGCGATCATTGCCATTCATGATACCACTCTGGGTCCGGCTTTGGGAGGAACCAGAATGTGGACTTACGATACAGAGGAAGATGCCATTATTGACGCTTTACGTTTGGCCAGAGGAATGACGTACAAAAATGCAGCGGCTGGTCTTAACCTCGGAGGGGGCAAAACCGTTATCATTGGCGATCCAAGAAAGGACAAAAATGAGGAAATGTTTAGGGCCTTTGGCCGATACATTCAAGGTCTAAATGGAAGATATATCACGGCTGAAGATGTGGGAACAACGGTGGCTGATATGGATCTGATTCATATGGAAACAGATTATGTAACCGGAATTTCCCCGGCCTTTGGAAGTTCAGGCAATCCTTCTCCGGTTACAGCTTATGGAGTGTATCGTGGAATGAAAGCCGCAGCAAAGGAAGCTTTTGGAACAGACGATTTGAAAGGACTAACCATTGCTATTCAAGGAGTTGGGAATGTTGCTTATAACCTTTGCCGTCATCTCCATGAAGAAGGTGCTAAATTAATTGTAACAGATATTAACCAAGATGCTGTGCAGAGGGCCGTTGAAGAATTTGGTGCCAAAGCGGTTGCTCCTAACGAAATATATGGTCAAGAATGCGATATCTTTTCCCCCTGTGCATTGGGTGCCGTTATCAATGATGAGACCATTCCTCAATTAAAGGCTAAGGTCATCGCTGGTGCTGCCAACAATCAGTTAAAAGAAGAGCGTCATGGGGATGCCTTGCATGAAATGGGAATTGTTTATGCTCCGGATTATGTGATTAATGCAGGAGGAGTAATCAATGTGGCAGACGAATTGCAAGGATATAACAGAGAGAGAGCCATGAAAAAAGTAGAATCGATTTATGACAATGTGGCGAAGGTCTTTGAAATCAGTAAGAGGGATCACATACCCACTTACAAGGCAGCAGACCGCATGGCTGAAGAAAGAATTGAGAAGGCTCGAAATTCTTATCGTTCAACATTCTTAACGAATGGAAAGAGTATTCTCAGCCGATAA
- a CDS encoding 4Fe-4S dicluster domain-containing protein, translated as MMVEPRVIFNEELCKGCGLCVSVCPKGIISLSAQINGKGYHPAQVIEQEKCISCTFCAMVCPDSVISVFRPVKNRVTA; from the coding sequence ATGATGGTTGAACCAAGAGTAATATTTAATGAAGAACTATGTAAAGGTTGCGGCCTCTGTGTTTCTGTTTGTCCAAAGGGTATCATTTCTTTGTCAGCTCAAATCAACGGAAAGGGTTACCATCCAGCACAGGTCATAGAACAAGAAAAATGTATTTCCTGTACATTTTGTGCCATGGTGTGCCCTGATAGCGTCATTAGTGTCTTCCGTCCGGTAAAAAATAGAGTGACAGCTTAG
- a CDS encoding alpha-ketoacid dehydrogenase subunit beta, with the protein MAVISYIDSVTLALREEMRKDDRVFILGEDVGVRGGVFRATAGLIEEFGEDRVLDTPLTESAIVGVGIGAAAYGLRPVVEIQFADFIMPAVNQIISEAAKMRYRSNNDWNCPMVIRAPYGGGVHGALYHSQSVEAIFCNVPGLKVVAPSTPYDVKGLLKAAIRDEDPVLFFEHKRCYRLIKGEVPEEDYTLPIGKAEVKREGTDITVISYGLTLHFALQAAETLAKEGISAHVLDLRTLYPLDKAAIVEAAAKTGKVLIIHEDNKEGGVGAEVSAIIAEEALFDLDAPIKRLCGPDVPAMPYSPPMEKFFMLNPEKVANAMRELAEF; encoded by the coding sequence ATGGCGGTTATTTCATATATTGACTCGGTAACTTTGGCATTAAGGGAAGAAATGAGAAAGGATGATCGGGTATTTATCTTAGGAGAGGATGTGGGTGTTCGAGGGGGGGTCTTTCGGGCTACAGCAGGTTTAATCGAGGAATTTGGTGAGGATCGGGTGCTGGACACTCCATTAACAGAATCAGCTATCGTGGGAGTTGGAATTGGAGCGGCGGCTTATGGATTAAGACCTGTGGTTGAAATTCAGTTTGCCGATTTTATCATGCCAGCAGTCAACCAAATTATCAGCGAAGCAGCCAAGATGAGGTACCGTTCTAACAACGACTGGAATTGTCCAATGGTTATTCGTGCACCCTATGGTGGTGGAGTCCATGGAGCCCTGTATCACTCCCAAAGTGTGGAAGCCATCTTTTGTAATGTTCCGGGCCTTAAGGTAGTGGCACCCTCAACCCCTTATGATGTGAAAGGACTTCTGAAAGCTGCCATAAGAGACGAAGATCCAGTATTATTTTTCGAACATAAAAGATGTTATCGATTAATAAAAGGCGAGGTTCCAGAGGAAGACTATACGCTTCCCATTGGAAAAGCGGAGGTGAAGCGTGAAGGAACCGATATTACCGTTATTTCCTATGGATTAACCCTTCATTTTGCTCTTCAGGCAGCTGAAACATTAGCCAAGGAGGGGATCAGTGCCCATGTATTGGATTTAAGGACCCTATATCCCCTGGATAAGGCAGCGATTGTTGAAGCTGCAGCAAAAACGGGGAAAGTATTAATCATTCACGAAGATAATAAAGAGGGAGGCGTGGGAGCAGAAGTTTCTGCGATCATTGCAGAGGAGGCTCTCTTTGACTTAGATGCTCCAATAAAGAGATTATGTGGACCTGATGTACCAGCCATGCCTTATAGTCCGCCAATGGAGAAGTTCTTTATGTTAAATCCTGAAAAAGTGGCAAACGCCATGAGAGAACTGGCTGAGTTTTAA
- a CDS encoding dihydrolipoamide acetyltransferase family protein, protein MANKILMPQLGESVTEGTISKWLVKKGDLVKKYDPLCEVMTDKVNAEVPSTISGTVGDIVIQEGETVSVGEIICYIEAEGEQKYEPVPDTQSAIKSNTNIKKDNEIREKEKLRYSPAVLKLAQEHNLDLTQISGTGRAGRITRKDVLASIEKGVPVKKVTEEPSATGIPVEDKAVEKPFPKMDKQTEEREEVIPVSGIRKVIANRMVQSKHEAPHAWTMVEADVTNLVKFREQKKDEFKKKEGVKLTFLPFFIKAVVEALKEYPILNSVWNGDQILIKKDIHISIAVATEDALFVPVIHHADQKSILGLAKSIDDLVRKTREGKLTTEDIQGGTFTVNNTGSFGSVLSAPIINIPQAAILSLEAIVKRPVVYQDMIAVRDMVNICLSLDHRVLDGLVCGKFLQSVKQKVEAMGPDTKLY, encoded by the coding sequence ATGGCTAATAAAATCTTAATGCCCCAACTGGGGGAGAGCGTAACAGAAGGAACAATAAGCAAATGGCTGGTTAAAAAAGGGGATCTGGTAAAAAAATATGACCCTCTTTGCGAAGTGATGACCGATAAAGTAAATGCCGAGGTTCCATCCACTATATCTGGTACCGTTGGTGACATTGTAATCCAGGAGGGAGAAACGGTATCTGTTGGCGAGATAATTTGCTATATTGAAGCTGAAGGTGAACAGAAATATGAACCGGTACCTGATACCCAATCAGCTATAAAATCAAACACCAATATCAAGAAGGATAATGAAATAAGGGAGAAAGAAAAGCTTCGTTACTCTCCTGCTGTTTTGAAGCTGGCCCAAGAACATAACCTGGACCTTACCCAAATTAGCGGAACAGGAAGAGCAGGGAGGATCACGAGGAAAGATGTTCTGGCATCTATTGAAAAAGGTGTTCCTGTGAAGAAGGTAACAGAAGAACCTTCAGCCACTGGTATCCCTGTGGAAGATAAAGCTGTAGAAAAGCCGTTTCCCAAAATGGATAAACAAACGGAGGAACGGGAAGAAGTGATTCCTGTTTCAGGCATACGGAAAGTGATTGCCAACCGAATGGTGCAGAGCAAGCATGAAGCACCACACGCATGGACTATGGTAGAAGCTGATGTCACCAACCTGGTTAAATTCCGAGAGCAGAAGAAGGATGAATTTAAGAAGAAGGAAGGCGTGAAACTCACTTTTTTACCCTTCTTCATAAAAGCGGTAGTTGAAGCATTAAAGGAATATCCCATTTTGAATTCCGTTTGGAACGGGGACCAAATCCTAATTAAAAAGGATATTCATATATCTATTGCTGTTGCCACAGAGGATGCCCTATTCGTACCGGTTATTCATCATGCGGATCAAAAAAGCATATTAGGACTTGCCAAATCCATTGATGACTTGGTAAGAAAAACAAGGGAAGGGAAATTAACAACGGAGGATATCCAAGGTGGAACCTTTACCGTGAACAACACCGGATCATTTGGTTCCGTATTATCTGCGCCAATCATCAATATTCCCCAAGCTGCCATCCTTAGCTTGGAAGCCATTGTAAAAAGACCGGTAGTATATCAGGATATGATTGCGGTCAGAGACATGGTGAATATTTGTCTTTCGTTGGACCATCGAGTACTGGATGGGTTGGTTTGTGGGAAATTTCTCCAGTCCGTAAAGCAAAAGGTGGAGGCAATGGGTCCTGATACCAAGCTCTATTAA
- a CDS encoding 2-oxoacid:acceptor oxidoreductase family protein codes for MLHELIFAGFGGQGVMSMGQLVTYAGMMEGYNVSWLPSYGPEQRGGTANCSVIITDDQVGAPVVTNPTTAIVLNNPSFDKFEPTVTPGGTLIINTSLVNRKSNRTDIQVIEINANEIANELGNGRVANMVLLGAFIEMTQVFTIETLMEALKKVLPKRHHHLLSVNQLALEKGMLLYKEQSKHIPAV; via the coding sequence GTGCTACATGAATTAATTTTTGCCGGTTTTGGAGGCCAAGGGGTGATGTCCATGGGACAACTGGTCACCTATGCGGGGATGATGGAAGGTTACAATGTTTCTTGGCTACCTTCATATGGGCCGGAGCAAAGGGGAGGAACCGCCAACTGTTCTGTGATTATTACCGATGATCAGGTGGGGGCACCGGTAGTAACAAATCCAACCACAGCGATTGTTCTTAATAATCCATCCTTTGATAAATTTGAACCCACAGTAACACCGGGGGGGACCCTTATTATAAATACCTCATTGGTTAATCGTAAATCTAACAGGACAGATATTCAGGTTATTGAAATAAATGCCAATGAAATTGCCAATGAGTTAGGAAATGGAAGGGTTGCCAATATGGTTTTATTGGGGGCCTTCATCGAAATGACGCAAGTATTTACCATCGAGACGTTGATGGAAGCTCTAAAAAAAGTTCTTCCCAAAAGGCACCACCATCTGCTTTCTGTTAATCAATTGGCACTGGAAAAAGGGATGCTTCTATATAAAGAGCAGTCGAAGCATATTCCTGCTGTTTAG
- a CDS encoding 3-methyl-2-oxobutanoate dehydrogenase subunit VorB, whose translation MGKMLMKGNEVLGEAAIHAGCKYFFGYPITPQNELVAYMARRLPEVGGAFVQAESEVAAINMVYGAASAGVRVMTSSSSPGISLMQEGISYMAGSELPAVICNMVRGGPGLGSIQPAQSDYFQAVKGGGHGDYRLPVLAPATLQEMVNLMGEAFDIADQYRTPVMILGDGMLGQMMEPVEFIDRPKRDLPPKDWATTGTRGDGAPRTITSLFLDPAELEKHNERLDAKFKKIAENEVRYETFLTDDAEVICVAYGTMARIVRNVVNKGRANGLKIGLIRPISLWPFPTKPFEDTLQHAKAYLSVEMSTGQMVEDVRLAVNGKKPVYFHGRAGGMVPTQEAIMKTIEEILGGVLV comes from the coding sequence ATGGGGAAAATGTTAATGAAGGGGAATGAAGTGCTTGGGGAAGCAGCCATTCATGCCGGTTGCAAATATTTTTTTGGATATCCAATCACTCCGCAAAATGAATTGGTCGCTTATATGGCTCGCCGTTTGCCGGAAGTGGGGGGAGCCTTTGTTCAGGCAGAAAGTGAAGTGGCTGCCATCAATATGGTATATGGTGCCGCCAGTGCAGGAGTAAGGGTAATGACTTCATCTTCCAGTCCAGGAATCAGTTTGATGCAGGAAGGAATTTCCTATATGGCGGGTTCTGAATTGCCTGCCGTAATTTGCAATATGGTTCGCGGAGGCCCGGGTCTCGGAAGCATCCAGCCTGCCCAATCAGACTATTTTCAAGCGGTAAAAGGTGGGGGGCATGGAGATTATCGTCTACCTGTTTTGGCACCTGCCACCCTTCAGGAGATGGTTAATTTGATGGGAGAAGCATTTGATATTGCCGATCAGTATCGCACCCCTGTGATGATTTTGGGAGATGGAATGCTAGGTCAAATGATGGAGCCCGTTGAATTTATCGATCGTCCAAAGAGAGACTTGCCTCCAAAGGATTGGGCCACAACAGGAACACGGGGGGATGGAGCACCTCGAACCATCACATCTCTGTTTTTGGATCCTGCAGAACTGGAGAAGCACAATGAACGTTTGGATGCGAAATTTAAAAAGATTGCTGAAAATGAAGTCCGTTATGAGACCTTTCTCACGGATGATGCAGAAGTCATTTGTGTCGCATACGGGACTATGGCAAGAATTGTTAGAAATGTGGTGAATAAAGGAAGGGCCAATGGACTTAAAATTGGTCTTATCCGGCCAATAAGCCTCTGGCCATTTCCGACTAAACCCTTTGAAGATACCCTTCAACATGCAAAGGCTTATCTTAGCGTGGAAATGAGCACGGGTCAAATGGTCGAAGATGTCCGGTTGGCTGTTAACGGAAAAAAACCGGTATATTTTCATGGTAGAGCCGGTGGAATGGTTCCAACGCAAGAAGCCATCATGAAAACCATAGAAGAAATCCTGGGAGGTGTTCTTGTATGA
- a CDS encoding thiamine pyrophosphate-dependent enzyme, with protein MSLEMQQVFKKTEGLTDKITHYCPGCTHGIIHRMVAEVLEEMDVLEETIGVASVGCSVLSYEYFNCDMTQAPHGRAPAVATGIKRVLPDRMVFTYQGDGDLASIGMGEIIHAAARGENITVIFINNAIYGMTGGQMAPTTLVGQKTTTTPDGRMANKQGSPIRMSEMLATLDSVAYIERVSTHDIKHLRSTKKAIQRAFETQKRELGFSMVEVLSTCPTNWGYDPVESLEWVKENMVPVYPLGVFKQMQGVE; from the coding sequence ATGAGCTTAGAAATGCAGCAGGTATTTAAAAAGACAGAAGGCTTAACAGACAAAATCACTCACTATTGCCCGGGATGTACCCATGGAATTATCCATCGTATGGTTGCAGAGGTACTGGAAGAAATGGACGTGTTGGAAGAGACTATAGGAGTGGCTTCAGTAGGTTGCTCAGTTCTTTCCTACGAGTATTTTAACTGTGACATGACTCAGGCACCCCATGGACGGGCTCCTGCCGTTGCAACCGGTATAAAAAGAGTACTGCCTGACCGGATGGTTTTTACCTATCAGGGGGACGGTGACCTGGCATCCATTGGTATGGGTGAAATTATCCATGCTGCCGCCAGGGGAGAAAATATTACAGTCATATTTATAAATAATGCGATTTATGGTATGACCGGAGGGCAAATGGCTCCGACAACCCTGGTTGGCCAAAAAACAACAACCACCCCTGACGGGCGTATGGCCAACAAGCAGGGATCACCCATTCGAATGTCAGAAATGCTGGCAACTTTGGATAGTGTTGCCTACATTGAACGGGTTTCCACCCATGATATTAAACATTTGCGGTCCACTAAAAAAGCGATTCAAAGGGCCTTTGAAACCCAGAAGAGGGAATTGGGTTTTTCCATGGTTGAAGTTCTTTCAACCTGTCCCACAAACTGGGGGTATGATCCTGTTGAGTCATTAGAGTGGGTAAAGGAAAATATGGTGCCGGTTTACCCTCTGGGAGTCTTTAAGCAAATGCAGGGGGTGGAATAG
- the lpdA gene encoding dihydrolipoyl dehydrogenase has product MVEELDLVIIGGGPGGYVAAVKAAQLGLQVAVVEKDKLGGTCLHKGCIPSKALLRSAEVYHTLKDSEAYGITTQGLGYDFLKVQQRKNKIVDQLYKGVQHLMKQGKIKVYEGIGRLMGPSIFSPRAGAVRVETKDGEQEILNPKQVIIATGSRPKTLPGLTIDGEYVLTSDEALQFEKLPKSIVIVGGGVIGVEWASLLNDFGVEVTVVEYADRILPFEDEEISRELARIFKKRKISVHTSARILPDTLKKGTGGILIEAEKNGERVQFTAEKILVSVGREAVVDNIGLESTEIVVEKGIIKVNEYYQTAESHIYAIGDVIGGLQLAHVASHEGIIAVEHMAGQNPHPLNYTMVPKATYCRPEVASVGLTEAEAKEKGYQVKTGKFNFRANGKALVFGQPDGFIKMVVDAKTNDLLGIHMIGPHVTDLISEGTLARVLDATPWEVANTIHPHPTLSEAVGEAALAVEGKAIHG; this is encoded by the coding sequence ATGGTAGAAGAATTGGATTTAGTGATTATCGGAGGGGGTCCTGGGGGATATGTGGCTGCCGTAAAGGCTGCACAGCTTGGATTACAGGTTGCTGTGGTAGAAAAAGATAAATTGGGAGGAACATGTTTGCATAAGGGTTGTATCCCTAGTAAAGCATTACTTAGGAGTGCAGAAGTTTATCATACATTAAAAGATAGCGAAGCTTATGGAATTACTACTCAAGGCCTTGGATATGACTTTCTAAAAGTACAGCAAAGAAAAAACAAAATCGTAGACCAACTCTATAAAGGTGTCCAACACCTGATGAAACAGGGGAAAATAAAGGTGTATGAAGGAATTGGCCGATTGATGGGACCGTCTATTTTTTCGCCCAGGGCCGGTGCTGTACGGGTGGAAACAAAGGATGGAGAACAGGAAATCTTGAATCCGAAACAAGTGATCATTGCCACCGGTTCCCGTCCAAAAACCTTGCCTGGATTGACGATAGACGGTGAGTATGTGCTAACAAGTGATGAAGCCCTTCAATTTGAAAAACTGCCGAAATCTATTGTAATTGTGGGCGGCGGTGTGATCGGTGTGGAATGGGCCTCTTTACTAAACGATTTTGGTGTTGAGGTAACTGTTGTTGAATATGCAGATCGGATCCTCCCTTTTGAAGATGAGGAAATCAGTAGAGAACTTGCTCGGATCTTCAAGAAACGGAAAATTTCCGTTCATACCAGTGCGAGAATTCTTCCCGATACCTTGAAAAAGGGAACTGGTGGGATTTTGATAGAGGCTGAAAAGAATGGAGAAAGGGTCCAATTTACTGCAGAAAAAATTCTCGTTTCTGTAGGCCGGGAGGCGGTTGTTGATAACATTGGACTGGAAAGTACAGAAATTGTGGTTGAAAAAGGGATTATAAAAGTGAATGAATACTATCAAACGGCGGAATCTCACATTTATGCGATTGGAGATGTGATCGGAGGCCTTCAATTGGCCCACGTTGCTTCACATGAAGGAATCATCGCCGTAGAACATATGGCTGGACAAAACCCCCATCCTCTAAATTATACCATGGTTCCCAAAGCAACCTACTGCAGACCAGAGGTGGCCAGTGTCGGACTGACTGAGGCTGAAGCGAAAGAGAAGGGATATCAAGTAAAAACTGGAAAATTTAATTTCCGTGCTAACGGAAAAGCTTTAGTCTTTGGTCAACCTGATGGGTTTATCAAAATGGTTGTGGATGCAAAAACAAATGATTTATTAGGAATTCATATGATAGGACCCCATGTCACAGATTTGATATCAGAGGGAACTTTGGCAAGGGTTTTGGATGCCACCCCCTGGGAGGTGGCCAATACCATCCATCCCCATCCTACCCTGTCAGAAGCTGTGGGTGAAGCAGCACTTGCAGTTGAAGGCAAAGCGATCCACGGCTAA
- a CDS encoding thiamine pyrophosphate-dependent dehydrogenase E1 component subunit alpha: protein MYYFMLLARKIDERMWLLNRAGKIPFVISCQGQEAAQVGAAFALDREKDYIMPYYRDMGVVLVFGMTAKDLMLSAFAKAEDPNSGGRQMPGHFGSKRLRILTGSSPVTTQVPHAVGVALAGKMQGKNFCTFTTFGEGSSNQGDFHEAANFAGVHKLPVIFMCENNKYAISVPMKKQLACDSVADRAQGYGMPGVSVDGNDPLEVYRVVKEAAERGKNNQGPSLIEAVTYRLTPHSSDDDDRAYREREEVEEARKNDPILKFKTYLMEAGIMSEDKEKEISDRVDREVDEATDYAEMAPYPRPEETLKHVYA, encoded by the coding sequence ATGTATTATTTCATGCTTTTAGCAAGAAAGATCGATGAGCGGATGTGGTTATTAAACCGAGCCGGGAAAATTCCTTTTGTGATTTCTTGCCAAGGTCAAGAAGCTGCACAAGTGGGAGCTGCCTTTGCTTTGGACCGGGAAAAGGATTACATTATGCCCTATTACCGGGATATGGGTGTTGTATTGGTTTTCGGGATGACAGCAAAGGATCTTATGCTTTCCGCTTTTGCCAAAGCAGAGGATCCCAACAGCGGGGGACGGCAGATGCCAGGACATTTCGGGTCAAAGAGATTGAGAATATTAACTGGTTCAAGTCCTGTAACAACCCAGGTCCCCCATGCCGTTGGGGTAGCTTTAGCCGGAAAAATGCAGGGAAAAAATTTTTGTACTTTTACAACATTTGGCGAAGGCTCTAGCAATCAGGGTGATTTTCATGAAGCGGCAAATTTTGCTGGAGTTCATAAATTGCCGGTTATTTTTATGTGTGAAAACAATAAGTACGCCATATCAGTACCCATGAAAAAGCAGTTGGCATGTGACAGTGTAGCCGACAGGGCACAAGGCTATGGTATGCCTGGAGTGAGTGTTGATGGAAACGATCCCCTTGAAGTATATCGTGTGGTAAAAGAAGCGGCTGAGCGGGGGAAAAATAATCAGGGCCCTTCCTTAATTGAGGCAGTTACCTATCGGTTGACCCCCCATTCAAGTGACGATGATGACCGGGCTTATCGAGAAAGGGAAGAAGTAGAAGAGGCCAGAAAAAATGATCCTATACTTAAGTTTAAAACCTATTTAATGGAAGCTGGGATCATGTCTGAAGATAAAGAAAAAGAAATTTCCGACAGAGTGGACCGTGAAGTAGATGAGGCAACGGACTATGCAGAAATGGCTCCTTATCCAAGGCCTGAAGAGACTTTAAAACACGTATATGCTTAA
- a CDS encoding ParA family protein, which yields MEDFKSRIIVITGHYGSGKTELSINLAFAEKKGGSQVAIADLDVINPYFRSREVNQAFQQEGIEVIAPKGEIATADLPVVSGEIYHYISNENYRLIIDVGGDKDGALAAGQYAQLLKPSKPEVLFIVNTTRPYVNTVEGIGLTIAAIENNLRLKITGLVNNTNLGTETSLQDIEKGLEITERAAKQLAIPLCFNCATSYFIDKIEAKYPDHVWFLLNRYMKLPWE from the coding sequence TTGGAAGATTTCAAGTCTCGTATCATTGTTATCACGGGTCACTATGGCAGCGGAAAAACGGAATTATCCATCAATCTTGCTTTTGCTGAAAAAAAAGGCGGAAGCCAGGTGGCTATTGCTGATTTAGATGTGATCAATCCTTATTTCCGCTCCCGGGAAGTGAATCAGGCATTTCAACAGGAAGGGATTGAGGTTATTGCTCCAAAGGGAGAAATTGCCACCGCTGACCTTCCTGTCGTATCCGGTGAAATTTATCATTATATATCTAACGAAAACTACCGATTAATCATTGATGTGGGTGGTGACAAGGACGGAGCGCTTGCTGCTGGTCAGTATGCACAACTATTAAAGCCCAGCAAACCGGAAGTATTGTTCATCGTCAATACGACCCGCCCTTATGTTAATACTGTGGAAGGGATTGGTCTTACGATTGCCGCAATAGAAAATAACCTAAGGCTAAAAATTACTGGCCTTGTGAACAATACGAATCTGGGAACGGAAACCTCTCTTCAGGATATTGAGAAGGGACTGGAAATTACTGAAAGAGCAGCTAAACAGCTTGCGATTCCTTTGTGCTTTAATTGTGCTACTTCATATTTTATAGATAAAATTGAGGCGAAGTATCCGGATCATGTCTGGTTTTTACTGAATCGTTATATGAAGCTGCCTTGGGAATAA
- the buk gene encoding butyrate kinase — translation MQKEYRLLVINPGSTSTKIGIYDNEKSVFEETIRHSTDEINRFSRIIDQYQFRKQTILETLNKNEMNITKLSAVVGRGGVLRPIPGGTYRVNQPMLEDLRSGKYGEHASNLGGIIAFEIASQLNIPAYIVDPVVVDEMDPVARISGVPEIERKSIFHALNQKAVARRAANDMGRTYEEVNFIVVHLGGGITVGAHRKGRVIDVNNGLHGEGPFSPERAGTIPIGDLVQLSFSGKYFASEIMKLLVGKGGLVGYLGTNDAREVEKMIEQGNEKAKLVYDAMAYQVAKEIGANAAVLEGQVDAIILTGGLAYGKLFTDMISKRITWIAPVKIYPGENELQALAEGGLRVLRGEEEEKEYPHEDK, via the coding sequence GTGCAAAAAGAATATCGTTTGTTGGTCATCAATCCCGGATCCACATCCACAAAAATAGGCATCTATGATAATGAAAAGTCCGTTTTTGAGGAGACCATCAGACACAGCACTGATGAGATCAATCGATTTTCCAGGATAATCGATCAGTATCAGTTCAGAAAGCAAACCATACTGGAAACGTTAAACAAAAATGAAATGAACATCACAAAGTTATCTGCCGTAGTTGGGCGGGGCGGAGTTTTAAGACCGATTCCAGGCGGCACTTATCGGGTCAATCAACCGATGCTTGAAGACTTGCGGTCTGGAAAATATGGTGAACATGCTTCCAATCTTGGAGGAATCATTGCTTTTGAAATCGCTTCCCAATTAAATATTCCTGCTTATATCGTCGATCCTGTGGTTGTCGATGAAATGGATCCAGTAGCACGTATCTCAGGAGTTCCCGAAATCGAGAGAAAAAGTATATTTCATGCCCTAAATCAAAAGGCAGTTGCCAGAAGAGCGGCTAATGACATGGGAAGAACCTATGAGGAAGTAAATTTCATTGTGGTTCATCTGGGAGGCGGCATTACGGTTGGAGCCCATCGAAAGGGCAGGGTTATTGACGTGAATAACGGCCTGCATGGGGAAGGCCCTTTTTCTCCTGAAAGGGCAGGAACCATCCCAATTGGGGATCTGGTTCAATTAAGTTTTTCCGGGAAATATTTTGCCAGTGAAATTATGAAACTGCTGGTTGGAAAGGGCGGACTGGTAGGATATCTCGGAACAAATGATGCACGTGAAGTAGAGAAGATGATTGAACAGGGCAATGAAAAAGCGAAATTAGTCTATGATGCCATGGCTTATCAAGTGGCAAAAGAGATCGGTGCCAATGCGGCAGTTTTGGAAGGTCAGGTTGATGCCATCATCTTAACCGGAGGTTTGGCCTATGGCAAGCTTTTTACCGACATGATCAGTAAGCGTATAACCTGGATTGCTCCGGTCAAAATTTACCCTGGGGAAAACGAACTTCAAGCCCTTGCCGAAGGGGGACTTAGAGTTTTGCGAGGGGAAGAAGAGGAGAAAGAGTATCCGCATGAGGATAAATAG
- a CDS encoding stressosome-associated protein Prli42, which yields MVPRKLIKAVVYLVVATLVISTVIMGIGFLY from the coding sequence ATGGTTCCTCGCAAACTGATTAAAGCAGTGGTTTATCTTGTCGTTGCAACATTAGTGATTTCGACGGTAATCATGGGTATTGGCTTTCTATATTAA